The nucleotide sequence TGGCGAAGCCGATGATGTGGATTTCCACGTTGGGATTCTGCGCTTCGTACTTGTCGCGGATTTTCTCTTCCAGCTCGTGGGAGAACTTCTGATAGTCGAGCGTGATCTGCTTGCTGCGATCCTCGGGGTCCGAGTAGGACTCCATCAACGGTACATCAATGATGCTCGACTTGAAGTTGTTGGCCACCAGCCGACCGACTTGCCCCGACTTGAGCACGTTGTTACGCAGCTCCTCGAGGCTCTCGCCCGATCCGTCATAGGTCTGGGGGATTACCTCACCCCCGGCGAAGCCCTGTTCTGTCACCTCGGTCCAGCGAACGCTGGGGCTCCACAGTGACTTCATGTTCGAGCGGTCGACACCCTGGATGTAAAACACTTCGTCATGGATCTGGCGAAGCGTTTCCATATACTCCTGCGAGAAGATATCGCCGTCCTTGGCGGCAACGGATATCCGCACCGTATTCCCGAGGTTGGCGAGGTCATCGCGGTGCGCGAGCATGTTCTGAATATAAGAATGCCCCAGCGGAATCATCTTCTCGAAGCTGGTCGAAGGCCGTACCTGGGCAGCCTGGTAAAACAGAAATACGCTGATCAACAGGCAGATCAGGATCACCGCCGGCCGATTGTTGAATACCAGACGCTCCAATACGGACGCCGGCTTCTGTTGGTGCTGGGTCATGGCTGCTCCGGCTTATTATTTTCATTGGACAGATTTGCGCCCGAGGACGAAGCAGTGACCACGCCACTCTGCCCCACCAGGAGCAGATTGCCGTGCGCGTTGGCTACCACTCCAGACAGAGAGCGACGATCAGGGCGGCTGTAGATTTGGAAGGAGCGCCCATGATTCTCGCTGCTCAACACCACGCCGCCGTGGCCGACAATCACCATGCGGCCATCATCGAGCAGATTACCGTCGGCCAGTCCGGCTTCCAGCGGGTTATCGCTGCTTCCCAGCACAATCGTTTCCCAGCTGTCGCCGAAGTCGGTCGAACGGAACAGATGCCCGCGCAGTCCGAAGGCAACGACAAGCCCCGCCTCATTGCCGCTGATTACACCGAACAGCGAACCCTGATAAGGCGACTCGACTCGCTCCCAGCTCTGCCCCATGTCTGCAGAGCGGAACATGCCTCCCATTTCCCCGACGATGAACAGGCCGGAGTCTTTGATCGCGGTGATTGCGTTCAGGTGATAGGTATCTTCATTGTCCAGCCGGTCCGCGATGTCATCCCAGCTTTGGCCGCCGTCATGGGTTTCCAGCAGCAACCCGTAAGCACCAACCGCAAGCCCATGCTCGGCATTCTCGAACCAGACATCCAGCAGAGGCACTTCCAATTCGCGATCCTCGTACTGGCGCACCCAGGTTTCTCCACCATCGGTGGTCGCGAGAATCAGCGCATCGTGGCCGACAGCCCAGCCATGCTTGGAATCAGTGAAGTAGACGGCGGTCAGCAGCTGCCGGGTCGGCACCTTCGCTTGAACCCAGCTGGCGCCCTCGTCATCGGAGTAGAGAATGTGGCCTCGATCTCCCGCCGCTACCAGGCGTGACCCTGCATGAGTTATGTCGAGAAGCAGACTGGAAGCCGCTTTGCGGGACTCGATGGAATAGCGAATCTGGGGATCGTTAGCCTGCGCCTGGAGCGCAACACCGCCTTGTAGCACGGCGAGCAGACTAAACAGGGACAGCACACGGATAAAAGGCGAGACGCGGTTGCGCTTCGGTCTCCAGGACATGACGGGCACAGGCCCGGTTTGGCCGCGCCGGAGGACGGGCTCACTCATAACTATCCCCTTTGTTCTTATTAGCAAGGGCCCGAATATGATGACGGGCGCGGCCATCCTAGCCAGCTTTGGAAAGCACTTACAATCCGAGGGACGTTATGTTTTGTTAACTCCAGAAGGCTGATCACAGTCCTGTGATCAGCCTTGATTACCACACTGGATCGAACACCTGGACCCGGAGACCAGGCAGCTCCGGGACGCCCGTTAGAGACTCAGGCGAGGCTCTTGCTTACCACTTCATAAACATCGCTGGACAACTCACCGGAGGCCAGGATGCGCTCCAGCTCGGCCTTCATCAGCGCCTGGCGGCCGCTGTCGTACTTGCGCCAGCGGGTCAACGGTCCCAGCAGCCGAGAGGCGATCTGCGGGTTCATGGCGTTGAGTGCGATGACCTGATCGGCCAGGAAGCGATAGCCGGCGCCGTCTGCGCGGTGGAAGTTGACCAGATTCTGGCCGGCGAAGGCCCCAATCAGCGCGCGTACCTTGTTGGGGTTCTTCAGAGTGAAGGCCGGATGCTGCATCAGCGTCTGCACTCGCTCCAGGCCGCCGGACAGCGGGCTGGCCGCCTGTACGCTGAACCACTGGTCCATCACCAGCGGATTGTCGCTGAACTGCTCGGCGAACGACTGCAGCGCCAGTGCACGCTTGTCCTCGAACGGTGAATTGATCAGCGAGGCCAGTGCCGACAGGCGTTCGGTCATGTTGTCAGCGGTATCGAACTGATCCAGACACAGCGCCAGGATGTCCGAACGCTCGCTGAGCATCAGATAGGCAAGCGCAATGTTCTGCAGCGCGCGACGGGCGAAATGCTCTGCCGATGCCACATAAGGGGTCTGCCGGGACACTTCACGATGGGTCATGTAGCGCTGGTAAAGCGGCTCGAATAGACGGCTGGCCAGCTCACGCCGGGCGAACTCACGGGCGGCATGAATGGCATCGACATCGGCTACTTCGCTGATTTCGGTCAGGTACAACTCACTGGGCAGCGAGAGCATTTCAGCGACCATCGCCGGGTCGAGGGTTTCGTCCTGCAGCAGGCTGCGCAGCGCCATGGTCAGGCGCTCATCCATTGCCAGCGGCTCGCCACGCTGTTGCTGACCGATCAGCTCCAGCAACACCTGCACGGAGAGCTGTTGGCCGGCCTCCCAGCGATTGAAGCCATCGGAGTCATGCTGCATGAGAAACATCAGCTGATCGCGGCTGTACGGGAACTCGAGCTTCACCG is from Pseudomonas saudiphocaensis and encodes:
- a CDS encoding YCF48-related protein, with product MSWRPKRNRVSPFIRVLSLFSLLAVLQGGVALQAQANDPQIRYSIESRKAASSLLLDITHAGSRLVAAGDRGHILYSDDEGASWVQAKVPTRQLLTAVYFTDSKHGWAVGHDALILATTDGGETWVRQYEDRELEVPLLDVWFENAEHGLAVGAYGLLLETHDGGQSWDDIADRLDNEDTYHLNAITAIKDSGLFIVGEMGGMFRSADMGQSWERVESPYQGSLFGVISGNEAGLVVAFGLRGHLFRSTDFGDSWETIVLGSSDNPLEAGLADGNLLDDGRMVIVGHGGVVLSSENHGRSFQIYSRPDRRSLSGVVANAHGNLLLVGQSGVVTASSSGANLSNENNKPEQP